Genomic DNA from Theobroma cacao cultivar B97-61/B2 chromosome 3, Criollo_cocoa_genome_V2, whole genome shotgun sequence:
GAGGATTATAAGAATCCTTGGTTGTGTCTTTGTATGGTTACAGTAAAAGCAAATGCTAAAAATCTTATTCCAGATGTTTTCCctctttaattaaatttctaatttatCAAACAGAAACTTTTTAGTAGAAAAGAAGGCCCTCCAAGGCATATAAACAATTGTTTGATAATATCACCTTCCTATCCTACCAAGCTCAGTAACTAGCTGCTTATCTCCACAGTTTTTCAGATGTTCAATAATTTTGTCAACATAAGGAGCTTTCAAGCGAATTCTTTTTTCAAGCATCGACCTAGCAAGCTTTGCAGCTTCAACCGAATGGCTTTGCCGACAAAGGCCAACCAAAAGAATAGAATAGATATCAGCGTCAATGGAAGACAAGTATCGCATCCGCTCAATTTCTTCATATAAGTAAAAACCATCAAGCACCCGTCCCTCTTGACAGATCTCCCTAATCATGATACTACATGCAATGCTATCAGGTTTAGCCCCAGTTGCTAACATCTTCCTAAAGAGCTTCTCTGCCTCATCAAGTCTTTTAATCCTTATCAAAGACACCACAAGAGAACTATAGCAATCACCATCCGAAACGCCACCCCCAGGAACAACTTTATCAATCAACTTATAAGCTTCTTCAACATGTCCCTCGGCACAGAGCCTCTTGATCAAAGTACTAACTGTTACACGATTAGGAGCACACCCACAAGTTCCCATTCTATCCAAAACCCTCAATGCCTTTGTTGTCTGACCCTTCTCACAAAAACTTTGAATCACAGATGTATATGTGATAACATTTGGACTACAACCGTCACCTTCTTTCTCCATCTCCCCCAACAATTCCAATGCCTTTTCCACACTCCCATATCTACAAATCCCCTCGAGAAGAGCAGAATACACCACCGCATTTGGAAAACACCCATGCTCCCTCATAACCTGAAACAACCCACAAGCATCCTCTAATCTACCAGCACTGCAAAACCCCTTGATCATAGCCAAATACGTGATCATATCAGGATAAAGATCAATCAAGCCCATCTCTTTCATCAATTTATCAGCCATATCCATATCCCCTTTCTCACAAATCAACCTAATAACCATATTATAAGTAGTGGTATCAGGTCGTAAATTAAATTCAGGCATTTTCCTCAATACCAACAAAGCCTCATCAGTAATCCTAGCTtctctacacaaattcaaaacAACCTTAAACATTTTAACGTTAACCAAGCACTTTTCCACCTTGTAAGCTTCAATAACATCCAAAACAAGAAACGGGTTTtgcttaattttcaaaaattcacaagctttgcTATACATATAAGAGCTATGTCTATAATTTGATTGAAGACCTGCCCATATAAAAAACCTCAGACCCATTTGAGATTTATCAAAGGAGCATCTTTCTAGCACTTCACAGACACAATTCGAGTCCAGTTTAGAATTGACTAAAGCTAGGGTCTTCTCTAtgttgctctgttttttcTGTAAATGAGTGAAGAATTTGTCTGCAGAAGAGGCTGTGCTAAATAGAAAAGTGAAAATCTTGTTTGGTTTTGAGGAAATTGAGATTGAAATGAAGcgggagagtgaaagaatcGGCATGGGTTGGGGTAGGAATTTAGGGGCTTTGAAAGTTTAACTGTTGGTTAAACCctaatcctagaaaaaaacaaatgggGGAAATCTTACCCGAGAGATGGATGGCTGAGTTTTGGCGAGAATAAGGATGTACTGAGTTGTTCGATCACGGCCGAGTACCACACGATCAACTCATTTATTATCACCATGAGTATATATCCATAGTAAAAAATGAGAAGGATCATTGCTCAACATCTCTATAACTCAACTCACTTTGTCTTTATCCATTTATGTTAATAGGATAAATAAAGGAAGTGAATTAAGCAATAATTTTACCAGTGTTATATCAATATCTTGCTCAAAACATTAAATTGACAATACttaaaaacatttattaagGTGTTATTTTGGAGGAAAATGATTGTTTGTTTTGATGATGAACTGAGCCCAAGGCTCAAGCTAGAAAAGAAAACCACAGTCCCATACTTCAGTTGAACAAAAATGCTTTGGCATATTCTAGGAAGAGGGACATCTAGACAAGCTTAAATAATTAGGACAAAATGTATAGTCTAACATTGGACAATCTTACCAGATTAGTGGCCCAAACACTTAAGAGGTAGAAGCCTAACAAAAGTGCCAACCCCAAACAGAGAGTGGTAAATTTGTGTGTCAAAAAGGCAGAGAGAATCAGATGCATTGTGACTTATTTCACTTTCGGCCACAAATTGGAGAAAAGAAGGATACCTTATCAGCCTTGGTCACTTAATGAGGATTATCATCCCTTAATTCTTCTTGCTTAAAGTTGCCTGTTATTTAACATGCATGGGCAGCTCCCTTCACATGGCTGTTGGGGGTTCAAATCCTTTAAAAGCATGTGGGAAGGATGACTCAACCGTGGCATGGCATGTAACTTTGTTTATATTGAAAAGGCTTAGAGTCTGCTAGTTTCTTTTCACAGAAGCATCGTCTGCTTATTGATAGCAAACGTGTTTGATGTTGATTTTGAACAGCTATCAAAATTCCTTCTGAACTTCTCTTTTGCTAAACTATACCTTTGTAGTTGTATGGACTTGATGAACTGAAAACGCAACTGCCAACTAAGATCTTCCAATTCCCTTCAAATCTTTGAAGGACAGGTACAGTGTCGCGAATTAATTTTTATCAGTGCATGTAACCAGAAAGTAAACAATATTATCAATTTAGAGGAACCAGAATATTCCAAGAACCACGCCCACATTTCCACCATTAACATCCCCATCAAACAGAACCAGCTGTTTTTATTACAAAGCACACTGAATCCCACTAATCATAACTTAGCTTCTCCCTTCATCTGCTCAGCCAAAAATGTTGACAGAATAATAAATAGCAAGAAAGCTAAATGGAAAGCAAAGAAACGACAAAATGGTTGAACCAGTTCTTAGCTTCACAATGGGAATATATTGTTGTTTAGAGTTGTTCTGTTATTAGGACAAAATCATTGGTCAATCTACGTCGGAcatctctcttttcttttccttattttttgaaataaaaatggaagaGGACAAGAAATGCTTGAAAATTCTATCCAAATATGAAATATCAGCATGATGAGCCTTTACCAGCTAAAGAACCTAAAATGGGGCAAGATCGAATATATCAAGGGGAagaatatattataaaatagtaTGAAACCCGAAACTTTCTTGGTCAATATATTAAATCCTGCACAGTAAGATTGTTCCAATCTTCCAAATATGCTGATGAAGTGATGATGAAGAAATGACTAGGTATAGGGGAAGACCaccagcttcttcttctttcttgttcactctttcaattaattaataaattaagaatGTAAGTTGATATTAAGTTAAAGTATATCCAAGTCACTGCGTGGCCCTTAAGAGCATCTAAATATCAGGTCCAGACATAGGAATAGAATGAAGAAATGCAGAATGTAAGAATGGAGTGAGTAGACAGACTAAGAAAAGCATTCCCCTCTCCTAAATTGCAAACACTGTCCCTTCTAATTctagagtttttttttctttatggcCTCCACAGAAAAAAGCTAGCGTACGCAGTCCAAAAGAAGAATCCTGGCCTGGCCATCTAGACGCAACCCATTTGCCCCTCGCTCTATCCCTAATTCCCATAATATCCCCACCCagattcttttctctttgtttttgtcCCCCTAATTTTGCATATTCTGAAAAACATGGCTGAGTCCTTTCTTTTCTCagcttattttttttttctgggaAAAAACATATATAGTTCAGTCATGGAAAGTTGTCAATCAGAATATGGGGTTGAAGGTAACCTTTCACTAGAATATATAGCTTGAAGaaacttaatgaattttattgttgaTGGGTGTGATTTAGGTTGCACCAGCTCTTAGCTCTTACTGGACCACTGGACCatacgttttttttttttccagctTTTACCTAATGCTGATATAAAGTGAGAAAAGGAATGGATGGATTTTATCGAATAATGCAAATGTTTTAGATTGAGCAAAGTCTGATCTCTAACCATTTGAGATAGCTTTTCCACCTAGATTcatctccttttttttctgaaCCATGAGTCACCAAGCAAAATCTTCACCTCAGCAACCAAATTCATCCTTAGCTTCTAACTTTTTGCCTCACATTTCAGAAATGCAGGTTCTGCCTCCAAACTGTcacaaacaaaaagttttaaatgataaggacttgattatttgatgatGGTACTAAGCTCAAACTAAGTTCCTGGCTTTTAGACTTGTTAAAGGAGCATGACGTGTCTAGCATCTTTTACAATTTAAgtatttaaccatggaaagaCTCAGTGcaaaaatttgaataacaGGATCACTGAACATGACTGTAAGatcttaattttctcactcttAGTTGTTCATCATTTCAGCCCAAATCCATCAACTCAACCACCTTTACCTAATAAGCacagaagaaaaatggagaaaagaaaagcatcGGATGAAAATTGAGTCCAGAGAAGGCTTTATCCTCAGGCTAATATAtcagataaaataaaagaaaagcagTAGCAGAGAGAAAGGGTAATGAGGCTATACATGTCATTTGCTAAAAGAACcgttaaaaatttgaaagcaAACCAAAGCTTAGCTTTAAATATGCTCACTTCTCCCACCATTCCTCCTCTCTTCCACTCTCTTTCTCTGCCTTTCCTCATTCTCCACTTTTCCTTAACCCCGAAGTCTTCTTTTCATCTCCTCCTTCATCTCCATATTCTTTGGCACAAACAAAGCTTaccaagaaaacaagaaaaaaccccctctcctcttcttttttttttttttgtttttggatcTATCTTCTTCAATGGCAGATACAGACTCCTACACCAAACGGCAGCAGCTAGTAAAAGCGCAAAACCAAGCAAACCCGAGTAAGTACTATAAACATTTCCTGAACAAAGCTCTCGTAGTCATAATATTTTTGGTTATAATCCCAGTTTTTCCCTCACAAGCACCTGAATTCATCAACCAAACTCTACTAAACAGAAGCTGGGAGCTTCTGCACCTTTTATTCGTTGGGATAGCCGTTTCTTACGGGCTTTTTAGCAGGCGAAACGAtgaaatagagaaagaaaacaacaataaCCAATCTAAGTTTGATAATGTACAATCTTTCGTGTCTAGATTCCTTCAGGTGTCATCTGTTTTCGATGATGAAGCTGAAAATTTACCCGGGTCTGACGAAAGCAAGGTCCAGACTTGGAGTAACCAA
This window encodes:
- the LOC18606215 gene encoding pentatricopeptide repeat-containing protein At5g47360, whose translation is MPILSLSRFISISISSKPNKIFTFLFSTASSADKFFTHLQKKQSNIEKTLALVNSKLDSNCVCEVLERCSFDKSQMGLRFFIWAGLQSNYRHSSYMYSKACEFLKIKQNPFLVLDVIEAYKVEKCLVNVKMFKVVLNLCREARITDEALLVLRKMPEFNLRPDTTTYNMVIRLICEKGDMDMADKLMKEMGLIDLYPDMITYLAMIKGFCSAGRLEDACGLFQVMREHGCFPNAVVYSALLEGICRYGSVEKALELLGEMEKEGDGCSPNVITYTSVIQSFCEKGQTTKALRVLDRMGTCGCAPNRVTVSTLIKRLCAEGHVEEAYKLIDKVVPGGGVSDGDCYSSLVVSLIRIKRLDEAEKLFRKMLATGAKPDSIACSIMIREICQEGRVLDGFYLYEEIERMRYLSSIDADIYSILLVGLCRQSHSVEAAKLARSMLEKRIRLKAPYVDKIIEHLKNCGDKQLVTELGRIGRILFRMILV